Sequence from the Herbaspirillum sp. meg3 genome:
GACGATCAGGATGTTCAAGGCTAGCCCACTATTCTTTGTCTGTGGGCCAGCATCTTACCTCTTTCAAAACGGCAAGGCTACATCCGGCCGGGCGGCCAGGATCACACGTTTGAACTCGTTCTGGATCCGCGCCAGCGCTTGCGGTGTTTCCGCCTCGAAGCGCAACACCACTACCGGCGTGGTATTAGATGAGCGCATCAGGCCGAAGCCATCCGCATATTCGATGCGCAAACCGTCGATCGTGATGATCTGCTCGGCATCGGGAAACTTTGCATCCTTTTGCAATTGATCGATGAGGACAAAATTCTCACCCTCCTTCAATTTCAATTGCAGCTCCGGCGTGCTGGTCGATTGCGGCAGAGCATTGAGCACGGCCGATGGATCGGATTCGCGGCTCATGAGCTCCAGCAAGCGCGCACCAGCGTACAAGCCATCGTCGAAGCCGTACCAGCGATCCTTGAAGAACACGTGACCGCTCATTTCGCCACCCAGAGGCGCGCCGGTTTCGCGCATCTTGGCCTTGACCAGCGAATGCCCGGTTTTCCACATCAGCGGCTGACCGCCGCGCGCGCTGATCCATGGCGCCAGATGACGCGTACATTTGACGTCGTACAGGATTTCGCGGCCGGGATGACGTGTGAGCACGTCAGCGGCGAACAGCATGAGCTGACGATCCGGATAGATGATCTGACCATCTTTGGTGACCACACCCAGGCGATCGCCATCACCATCGAACGCCAGTCCCAGCTCATTGTCGGTCTGCTGCAAGCAGCGAATCAGATCTTGCAGGTTCTCAGGATGCGCCGGATCGGGATGATGATTGGGAAAGGTGCCGTCGACTTCGCAGAACAATTCCGTCACCTCACAACCAAGTGCACGGTAAAGATCACCGGCGAAGGCACCGGCTACGCCGTTACCGCAGTCGACCGCAATCTTCATCGGGCGCGCCAGTTTGACGTCGCCGACGATGCGGTCAATGTATTCCTTGCGGATGTCGTAGGTGCGGTAAGCGCCAGCACCGGCCTTGAATTCGTTTTTGAGAATGGTCTGATACAGAGCCTGGATCGTGTCGCCGTAAATCGCCTCGCCGGCCAGCACCATCTTGAAACCGTTGTAATCGGGCGGATTGTGGCTGCCGGTGACCATGACGCCGGACTGCGTGCCCAGGATGTGTGTACCGAAATACACCATAGGCGTCGCAACCACGCCAAGGTCGATGACGTCGATGCCGACGGATTGCAGGCCGGCGGCCAGTGCAGCTGCCAGCTCAGGACCGGACAGGCGGCCGTCACGACCAATGACTACCGAATTCTGGCCCTTGGCCAACGCGGCGGAGCCGAAGGCCTGGCCGATTTGTCTGGCGACCTCGGCATTGAGGGTCTGGCCGATGATGCCGCGGATGTCGTAGGCTTTGAAGATGGAGGGGGACAAGGTCATGTTGTTTTACGTTGAAAATACTAATTAGAGAGCTTCGCACAAATCATCACAACAAGTAAAATCTGCTTTTCGCAAATATTTGAACAATACTCGGCGCCGCTTATTAAAAAACATCAGAAAATAGTAATCATTCTCAAAAAATAACCAATTAAATGCTCGATGCGAAATAATGAATCCATGACAAGTATTTCGGCATACGAAAGAGTTTTAAATCCCCTCCTCGTTTGGACCCGCCAATACGTGGCGCCAGAACGAGCAACACCTTGACTGTCATTAATGATCTTCTCAATTCAAACCTACGGACACACGTTTGGCAAGCCTGGCCTGTCATTCATTGGAACCGCACCTTGAGTCATCAACATAAGCAGTCAATCATTTTTGTCCTCTCGAATCTCGGTGGCAAAAGCGTTGCGGCGCTGGCCCAGCT
This genomic interval carries:
- a CDS encoding phosphomannomutase/phosphoglucomutase, with protein sequence MTLSPSIFKAYDIRGIIGQTLNAEVARQIGQAFGSAALAKGQNSVVIGRDGRLSGPELAAALAAGLQSVGIDVIDLGVVATPMVYFGTHILGTQSGVMVTGSHNPPDYNGFKMVLAGEAIYGDTIQALYQTILKNEFKAGAGAYRTYDIRKEYIDRIVGDVKLARPMKIAVDCGNGVAGAFAGDLYRALGCEVTELFCEVDGTFPNHHPDPAHPENLQDLIRCLQQTDNELGLAFDGDGDRLGVVTKDGQIIYPDRQLMLFAADVLTRHPGREILYDVKCTRHLAPWISARGGQPLMWKTGHSLVKAKMRETGAPLGGEMSGHVFFKDRWYGFDDGLYAGARLLELMSRESDPSAVLNALPQSTSTPELQLKLKEGENFVLIDQLQKDAKFPDAEQIITIDGLRIEYADGFGLMRSSNTTPVVVLRFEAETPQALARIQNEFKRVILAARPDVALPF